The sequence CCATTTAGTCTTCTCTACTTTACATACTAACGATGCTGCTGGAGCAGTGGCTAGGCTTGTTGATTTAGGGGTTCGTCCTATTTCTATTGCCCCAGCAATAAATATGGTCGTTGCCCAGAGACTACCCAGAAGAATCTGTAAAAAATGTGTCAAATTTGTTTCTCCCTCTCCAATTGATTTAAAAAAAATAAAAAAGGGGCTGACAGGAGTCCCAAAAAAGATTTTGCCTCTCTCTTTTACTAATCCTAACCTGAAAATTCCTCAGGCAAAAGGTTGTAAGGATTGTAATTTTACTGGCTATCGAGGCCGAATTGGAATTTATGAAACATTTTTAATCGATGATGAGATGGAAAAATTTATATTAACTTCTCCCTCCATTGTTGCAACGAGAGAATTGGCAATAAAAAAAGGAATGGTCTTAATGCATGGGGATGGGTTAATAAAAGTTTTAGAAGGAATCACCACCATAGAAGAGGTGGAAAGAGTAACCGGAGAATAAAAACCCCACACCATATGAAGCACTGCGCTTCGCGCAAATAAAATGAAATCTGTGCTTCATTGGTGGGGGATAAAATAGCCCTGGAGCTGGGGGCGATGAAGGCTTTAGTCTTAGAACTTAAAGTTTAGAATTTTTCCGAGGAGCGGTCTCGCTCTCGCCAGACCGTCCAACTAAGAGAAATTCCCACCCCCAGCTCCAGGGTTACAGTTTAATTCTAGCAAATTATGAAAAATTTGTCAAGACCTACTTCTCCAATCAAAACCCCTGAGGATTATACCTTAGATTTAACTCTAAGACCTCAAGCCTGGGACGAATATATTGGTCAGGAAAGAATCAAAAAAAATATCAAGATAATCATTGAGGCGGCCAAAAAGAGAAATCAATCGCCAGACCACCTTCTTTTATATGGAAACACTGGATTGGGAAAGACAACTTTAGCCTATCTTATTGCTAAGGAAATGGGGGTAAATATAAGAGTTACTTCAGGACCGGCTATTGAAAGAGCCGGAGATTTAGCAGCAATTTTGACTAATTTATCTGAAGGAGAGGTCCTTTTTATTGATGAATCTCATCGGATTAACAAAGTTTGTGAAGAGTATCTCTATTCAGCAATGGAAGATTTTAAATTAAATCTAATTTTAGGAAAAGGTCCGATGGCCAGAACTATGGAACTAAAACTTCCTCATTTCACTTTAATTGGAGCTACTACTCGAATTGCTCTAATATCTGCTCCTTTGAGAAATAGATTTGGAGCAACTTTCCAACTTAATTTCTATGAAATTTCAGATATTGAAAAAATTATTCAGAGGTCAAGTAAAATTTTAGGAGTAAAAACAGAACCCGAAGCTATAAAAATCATTGCTAAAAGATCTCGTTTTACTCCGAGGGTTGCTAATCGCCTTTTAAAAAGAGTTAGAGATTTTGCCCAGGTCGAGGGAAAAGGAATTATTACTAAAGAAATTGCTAAATCTTCTCTGGGATTCTTAGAGATTGATGAATTTGGCTTAGAACCTGGTGACCGGCGGATTTTGGAAGTAATAATTAAAAAATTTGGCGGGGGACCAGTCGGGCTTCAGGCAATAGCCGCTGCTTCTTCAGAAGAAGAGGATACAATTTTAGATATCTATGAGCCCTATTTGATGCAATTGGGGTTTATTGAGAGAACTCCCCGGGGAAGAATAACAACTCTTTTGGCCTATAAGCATTTGAAAATTTTGGGCAATCAAAAAAGACTTATATGAGAAAAAGTTTTATAGCCTTTGTGGCTTTTTTATTTTTGTTCACCCTATTCTGTCGGGCCGATACCGCTTTATCTGTAATTATTAATGAAATTGCCTGGATGGGAACTCAGGTTTCTTATGCTGACGAATGGATCGAATTATATAATAATACTAATGCACCCCTAAACCTTGATGGATGGGTGCTAAAAGCCAAAGATGGTACTCTTGAAATTAATTTAACGGGAACAATTCGAGCTAATGGTTTTTTTCTTTTAGAAAGAACTAATGACGATACCTTGCCCAATGTTTTAGCTGACCAAATTTATACCGGGGCTTTAAGAAATAAGGGAGAAAATTTAGAGATTTATGACAATCTTGGAAATTTAATAGATTCAGTTAATTGTTCTTCTAGCTGGTTTGCTGGTGATAATCAAACTAAACAAACAATGGAAAGGAAAAAACCAGAACTCTCGGGATCTGACCTCGAGAATTGGCAAACTAGCCAAAATCCTGGCGGAACCCCAAAAACCCAAAATAGCGTTGTTGT is a genomic window of Patescibacteria group bacterium containing:
- the ruvB gene encoding Holliday junction branch migration DNA helicase RuvB translates to MKNLSRPTSPIKTPEDYTLDLTLRPQAWDEYIGQERIKKNIKIIIEAAKKRNQSPDHLLLYGNTGLGKTTLAYLIAKEMGVNIRVTSGPAIERAGDLAAILTNLSEGEVLFIDESHRINKVCEEYLYSAMEDFKLNLILGKGPMARTMELKLPHFTLIGATTRIALISAPLRNRFGATFQLNFYEISDIEKIIQRSSKILGVKTEPEAIKIIAKRSRFTPRVANRLLKRVRDFAQVEGKGIITKEIAKSSLGFLEIDEFGLEPGDRRILEVIIKKFGGGPVGLQAIAAASSEEEDTILDIYEPYLMQLGFIERTPRGRITTLLAYKHLKILGNQKRLI